Proteins encoded within one genomic window of Legionella sp. PC997:
- a CDS encoding outer membrane protein: protein MKRNLFYFGITTLLFVCQSPSFSKNIDNIQNSLHHSLSNAQGSWFISLGGGAQFPELNSHTKVNNGSGFPAPYSADRYSIRDNNGGVVAVSAGRRWQNESIWFPSYSLSIFWQYFFTTHISGEITQYSLPQFTNYKYNLDFTSNLLLASGKINVMRYGIFSPFINGGIGSSFNNASNYNESAFAGVTPRVSPEFRNSNTSEFAYNIGAGVDVQLLPQLFLSVGYIFQDLGPLASGNGVNTWTGESLTLGSYRTNEVLITATYLFGKEKNFIK, encoded by the coding sequence ATGAAAAGGAATTTATTTTACTTTGGCATTACTACTTTATTATTTGTCTGCCAAAGCCCCTCTTTCTCTAAAAATATCGATAATATACAAAATTCCTTACATCACTCCCTTTCCAATGCACAAGGTAGTTGGTTTATATCGCTTGGAGGCGGCGCACAATTTCCTGAATTAAATTCCCATACGAAAGTAAATAATGGATCTGGGTTTCCAGCTCCTTATAGTGCTGATCGTTATTCAATTAGGGATAATAATGGAGGAGTTGTTGCTGTATCTGCTGGCCGGCGTTGGCAAAATGAGAGTATCTGGTTCCCTTCTTATTCATTAAGCATCTTTTGGCAGTATTTTTTTACAACACATATTAGTGGCGAAATTACACAGTATTCTTTACCTCAATTTACAAATTACAAATATAATCTCGACTTTACTTCCAATCTCTTATTAGCCTCGGGAAAAATAAATGTAATGCGATATGGAATATTTTCACCGTTTATTAACGGAGGAATAGGTAGTTCTTTTAACAATGCTTCTAACTATAATGAATCAGCTTTCGCAGGAGTTACCCCCAGAGTTAGTCCTGAATTTAGAAACTCTAATACAAGTGAGTTCGCATACAATATAGGTGCCGGGGTGGATGTGCAACTCCTTCCCCAATTGTTTCTTTCAGTGGGGTATATTTTTCAGGATTTAGGGCCACTCGCCTCTGGTAACGGGGTTAATACTTGGACGGGGGAATCATTAACTCTGGGTTCCTATCGTACAAATGAAGTCCTAATTACAGCCACCTATCTTTTCGGTAAAGAAAAGAACTTTATTAAATGA
- the truA gene encoding tRNA pseudouridine(38-40) synthase TruA, which translates to MRIALVLEYDGSQYHGWQAQTGLHTVQQAVEHALSKVADGPISVVCAGRTDTGVHATNQVIHFDCDKVRSIRAWIHGVNSFLPKDICVKWGKELTEEFHARYSATARRYRYVIYNGAIRPALFRSNITWQYRQLDHRLMHQAAQVLLGENDFTSFRSVECQSNTPMRNIHKLQVSRSGDLVIIDITANAFLHHMVRNIAGVLIAVGSGKHPVSWVNEVLQAKDRRLGAETAPAYGLYLVQVTYPQTFSILQNNPGPSFLVEK; encoded by the coding sequence ATGCGTATCGCCTTAGTGCTTGAGTACGATGGTAGCCAGTATCATGGCTGGCAAGCACAAACAGGCTTGCATACTGTGCAACAAGCCGTAGAACATGCTTTATCAAAGGTAGCGGATGGCCCTATTTCTGTAGTGTGTGCAGGTAGGACAGATACTGGGGTACATGCTACCAACCAAGTTATTCATTTTGACTGTGATAAAGTGCGCAGTATTCGTGCATGGATTCATGGTGTGAACTCTTTTTTGCCCAAAGATATTTGTGTTAAATGGGGAAAAGAATTAACCGAAGAATTTCATGCAAGATATTCTGCTACAGCGAGAAGGTATCGTTATGTTATTTATAATGGCGCCATTCGCCCCGCTTTATTTAGAAGTAATATAACTTGGCAATATCGGCAATTAGATCATCGCCTGATGCATCAAGCAGCCCAGGTTTTGTTAGGCGAGAATGATTTTACTTCATTCCGTTCTGTTGAATGTCAGTCGAATACGCCTATGCGAAATATCCATAAATTACAGGTTAGTCGCTCTGGTGATTTAGTGATTATAGATATTACTGCTAATGCTTTTTTACATCATATGGTACGAAATATTGCTGGTGTACTCATAGCAGTAGGGTCAGGAAAACATCCTGTATCTTGGGTAAATGAAGTACTACAAGCAAAAGACAGAAGACTAGGTGCTGAAACAGCACCTGCTTATGGATTGTATTTAGTACAAGTGACTTATCCTCAGACATTTTCTATATTGCAGAATAATCCGGGGCCTTCTTTTCTTGTGGAGAAATAA
- a CDS encoding phosphoribosylanthranilate isomerase, translated as MNLARIRVKMCGMTRSQDVAHAINLGVDAIGLIFYPKSARHISIDKAKALLKDVPAFIDSVAVLVNPERDFVHQIVEELPIQLLQFHGDESSEFCAQFNKPFIKAIQCNSEAYIHQAAQDFAMAKALLLDTPSKNARGGTGCTFDWNIIPQRVEKPYILAGGLDEFNVLEAIKSCQPYAVDLCSGIEVSPGIKDHNKMSRFMQKLLHW; from the coding sequence ATGAATTTGGCACGAATACGAGTCAAAATGTGTGGTATGACGCGTAGCCAAGATGTCGCACATGCGATTAATCTAGGGGTTGATGCTATAGGTTTGATTTTTTACCCGAAAAGTGCACGTCACATTTCAATAGATAAAGCAAAAGCTTTATTAAAAGATGTGCCTGCATTTATAGACTCTGTTGCTGTTTTGGTGAATCCTGAGCGAGATTTCGTCCATCAAATAGTAGAAGAATTACCTATTCAATTATTGCAGTTTCATGGTGATGAATCTTCTGAGTTTTGCGCTCAATTTAATAAGCCTTTTATTAAAGCCATACAGTGTAATTCAGAAGCATATATTCATCAGGCCGCACAGGATTTTGCAATGGCGAAGGCGCTATTGTTAGATACACCTTCAAAGAATGCGCGGGGTGGGACTGGATGTACGTTTGATTGGAACATTATTCCACAAAGGGTAGAAAAACCATATATATTGGCGGGTGGATTGGATGAGTTTAATGTACTCGAAGCAATTAAATCATGTCAGCCTTATGCCGTAGATCTGTGCAGTGGTATTGAGGTATCACCTGGGATTAAAGATCATAACAAAATGAGCCGATTTATGCAGAAATTGTTACATTGGTAG
- the trpB gene encoding tryptophan synthase subunit beta → MNKKELPDEHGHFGPYGGIFVADTLMYALKQLEEAYAKYRKDPNFLAELNAELKDYVGRPNPLYHAQRLSKEIGGAQIYLKREDLNHTGAHKINNTVGQALLATRMGKTRVIAETGAGQHGVASATVAAKLGLECVVYMGAEDIKRQSSNVYRMKLLGAEVVPVTSGSQTLKDALNEAMRDWVSHVDDTFYIIGTVAGPHPYPQMVRDFQSVIGIEAKAQFMEKTGRLPDALVACVGGGSNAIGLFYPFLSDSTVAIYGVEAGGKGLESGEHSASLIAGKPGVLHGNRTYLLCDEYGQIKDTHSVSAGLDYPGVGPEHAYLKDTGRVIYEAINDDEALNAFRTLTRVEGIIPALESSHAVAYAMKLAKKMSVDQSIIVNLSGRGDKDMHTVAQIDGITV, encoded by the coding sequence ATGAACAAAAAAGAACTTCCTGACGAGCACGGACACTTCGGTCCTTATGGTGGTATTTTTGTAGCAGATACTTTGATGTATGCACTCAAGCAATTAGAAGAAGCTTATGCAAAATATCGGAAAGATCCCAATTTTTTAGCCGAGTTGAATGCTGAATTAAAAGATTATGTAGGACGACCCAATCCACTTTATCACGCACAACGCTTAAGTAAGGAAATTGGAGGGGCACAAATCTATTTAAAACGTGAGGATTTAAACCATACCGGAGCCCACAAGATTAATAATACAGTAGGCCAAGCCCTACTTGCTACACGTATGGGAAAAACTCGGGTAATTGCCGAAACAGGCGCCGGTCAACATGGGGTGGCTTCTGCTACAGTAGCGGCTAAATTGGGTTTGGAATGTGTGGTCTATATGGGGGCTGAGGATATAAAGCGGCAGTCATCCAATGTTTATCGCATGAAATTGTTAGGGGCGGAAGTTGTCCCAGTTACATCAGGCTCTCAAACATTAAAAGATGCATTAAATGAAGCGATGCGTGATTGGGTTAGCCATGTGGATGATACTTTTTATATTATCGGGACAGTTGCCGGGCCTCATCCTTATCCGCAGATGGTTAGAGATTTTCAATCGGTTATTGGCATTGAAGCAAAAGCTCAATTTATGGAAAAAACTGGACGTTTACCCGATGCTTTAGTTGCTTGCGTAGGGGGTGGTTCTAATGCAATCGGTTTATTTTATCCCTTCCTAAGTGACTCAACCGTTGCTATCTATGGAGTTGAAGCAGGAGGAAAAGGTTTAGAAAGTGGAGAACACTCGGCCTCGTTGATTGCCGGAAAACCAGGTGTGTTGCATGGTAACCGGACTTATTTACTCTGTGATGAATACGGTCAAATTAAAGATACTCACTCGGTCTCAGCTGGTCTTGATTATCCTGGGGTAGGTCCTGAACATGCTTATTTAAAAGATACTGGGCGTGTAATTTATGAAGCAATTAATGATGATGAGGCATTGAATGCTTTTCGTACTTTAACACGGGTTGAGGGAATTATTCCTGCTCTTGAGTCCAGTCATGCAGTGGCTTATGCAATGAAACTTGCCAAGAAGATGTCAGTGGATCAAAGTATCATCGTGAATTTATCAGGTCGCGGTGATAAGGATATGCACACTGTGGCACAAAT